Proteins co-encoded in one Pelmatolapia mariae isolate MD_Pm_ZW unplaced genomic scaffold, Pm_UMD_F_2 NODE_ptg000183l+_length_23874_cov_1, whole genome shotgun sequence genomic window:
- the LOC134622731 gene encoding uncharacterized protein LOC134622731 isoform X1 — MDQCEDREEGVPPSKSTLCGEHESQTKAQRNPPGPPPSSVSLQSDGSKEHLFVDFKSQQVSAAERIYKRPAEPEPGRNCMSVMSMTYNRSNDYSFIRNAVSVAERAGESSLWSSSPLRRNDFSETESGYGSMGSVLSLGSNQSMDSVLFFATETLNLCNLSEERYEALSSAVSSQSSCLRELDLSNSDLQDSGTKFLSDGLKSPHCKLNILRLSHCNLSEKGYEALSSVLSSQSSSLRQLDLSNCDLQDSGVKLLSVGVKSPNCTLETLSLSGCLITEEGCTSLASALSSNPSHLRELDLSYNHPGDSGMKLLSAGLKDPGWRLDIFRVEPAGVRWLRPGLRKYSCQLTIDTNTVNTKLQLSDNNRKVTHVEEVQSYPDHPDRFVVDPQLLCSDGLTGPLLLGGRVERKSSISVSYRSIRRKGGRDCLFGYNDQSWSLYCSDDGPQSVWNKNRPTSISSSSSSSSSSVSHRAAVYVDCPAGTLSFYRVSSDTLIHLHTFNTTFTQTLYPGFRFRSRGSSVYPVLSVKRVSC; from the exons atggatcagtgtgaggacagagaggagggagtccctccctctaaaagcactctgtgtggggaacatgagagccagaccaaagctcagag gaacccacctggacctccacccagctctgtgtccttacaGAGTGATGGGTCTAAAGAGCACCTCTTCGTTGATTTTAAATCCCAGCAGGTGtcagctgcagagag GATCTACAAGAGACCTGCTGAACCTGAACCTGGACGCAACTGTATGTCTGTCATGTCCATGACCTACAATCGTAGCAATGATTACAGCTTTATAAGAAACGCAGTCTCTGtagcagagag AGCCGGAGAGAGTTCCTTGTGGTCTTCCTCTCCTCTTAGAAGGAATGACTTTTCTGAAACAGAGTCCGGCTATGGATCGATGGGAAGTGTTCTGTCTCTGGGAAGTAATCAGTCAATGGACTCTGTACTGTTCTTTGCTACAGAAAC ACTGAATCTCTGTAACCTGTCAGAGGAACGCtatgaagctctgtcctcagctGTCAGCTCCCAGTCCTCCTGTCtaagagagctggacctgagtaactctgacctgcaggattcaggaacAAAGTTTCTTTCTGATGGACTGAAGAGTCCACACTGTAAACTGAATATTCTCAG actgagtcacTGTAACCTCTCAGAGAAAGGCtatgaagctctgtcctcagttctaagctcccagtcctctagtctgagacagctggacctgagtaactgTGACCTGCAGGActcaggagtgaagcttctgtctgttGGAGTAAAGAGTCCCAATTGTACACTGGAAACTCTAAG tctgtcaggctgtctgatcacagaggaaggctgtacttctctggcctcagctctgagctccaacccctcccatctgagagagctggacctgagctacaatcatccaggagactcaggaatgaagctgctgtcggctggactgaaggatccaggctggagactggacattttcag ggtggagcctgctggagtccgatggttgagaccaggtctgaggaagt attcctgtcaactcacaatcgacacaaacacagtgaacacaaagctccaactgtctgacaacaacaggaaggtgacacatgtggaggaggttcagtcatatcctgatcatccagacagatttgttGTTGatcctcagctgctgtgtagtgatggtctgactggtccgctgttactgggaggtcgagtggagaggaagagttctatatcagtgagttacagaagcatcagaaggaaaggaggcagagactgtttgtttggatacaatgatcagtcctggagtctgtacTGTTCTGATGATGGTCCTCAGTCTGTCTGGAACAAAAACAGACcaacatccatctcctcctcctcctcctcctcctcctcctctgtctctcacagagcagcagtgtatgtggactgtcctgctggcactctgtccttctacagagtctcctctgacactctgatccacctccacaccttcaacaccacattcactcaaactctttatcctgggtttaggTTCCGCTCTCGTGGTTCCTCAGTGTaccctgtgctgagtgtaaagagagtctcctgttag
- the LOC134622731 gene encoding ribonuclease inhibitor-like isoform X2, with amino-acid sequence MDQCEDREEGVPPSKSTLCGEHESQTKAQRNPPGPPPSSVSLQSDGSKEHLFVDFKSQQVSAAERIYKRPAEPEPGRNCMSVMSMTYNRSNDYSFIRNAVSVAERAGESSLWSSSPLRRNDFSETESGYGSMGSVLSLGSNQSMDSVLFFATETLNLCNLSEERYEALSSAVSSQSSCLRELDLSNSDLQDSGTKFLSDGLKSPHCKLNILRLSHCNLSEKGYEALSSVLSSQSSSLRQLDLSNCDLQDSGVKLLSVGVKSPNCTLETLSLSGCLITEEGCTSLASALSSNPSHLRELDLSYNHPGDSGMKLLSAGLKDPGWRLDIFRSTDTQDQVERDDRSVKMRICECNMWNMESGIWWSLLESDG; translated from the exons atggatcagtgtgaggacagagaggagggagtccctccctctaaaagcactctgtgtggggaacatgagagccagaccaaagctcagag gaacccacctggacctccacccagctctgtgtccttacaGAGTGATGGGTCTAAAGAGCACCTCTTCGTTGATTTTAAATCCCAGCAGGTGtcagctgcagagag GATCTACAAGAGACCTGCTGAACCTGAACCTGGACGCAACTGTATGTCTGTCATGTCCATGACCTACAATCGTAGCAATGATTACAGCTTTATAAGAAACGCAGTCTCTGtagcagagag AGCCGGAGAGAGTTCCTTGTGGTCTTCCTCTCCTCTTAGAAGGAATGACTTTTCTGAAACAGAGTCCGGCTATGGATCGATGGGAAGTGTTCTGTCTCTGGGAAGTAATCAGTCAATGGACTCTGTACTGTTCTTTGCTACAGAAAC ACTGAATCTCTGTAACCTGTCAGAGGAACGCtatgaagctctgtcctcagctGTCAGCTCCCAGTCCTCCTGTCtaagagagctggacctgagtaactctgacctgcaggattcaggaacAAAGTTTCTTTCTGATGGACTGAAGAGTCCACACTGTAAACTGAATATTCTCAG actgagtcacTGTAACCTCTCAGAGAAAGGCtatgaagctctgtcctcagttctaagctcccagtcctctagtctgagacagctggacctgagtaactgTGACCTGCAGGActcaggagtgaagcttctgtctgttGGAGTAAAGAGTCCCAATTGTACACTGGAAACTCTAAG tctgtcaggctgtctgatcacagaggaaggctgtacttctctggcctcagctctgagctccaacccctcccatctgagagagctggacctgagctacaatcatccaggagactcaggaatgaagctgctgtcggctggactgaaggatccaggctggagactggacattttcag aagcacagacacacaagaccaggtggaaagagacgatcgttcggtgaaaatgagaatctgcgaatgcaacatgtggaacatggagagtggaatat ggtggagcctgctggagtccgatggttga